A region from the Cryptosporangium arvum DSM 44712 genome encodes:
- a CDS encoding SPFH domain-containing protein → MDAVALGVGVLIAVALIVVLGLTIMVSRLFKKVEQGKALIVSKVKKVDVTFTGATVIPVLHRAEVMDISVKTIEIARTGREGLICRDNIRADIRITFFVRVNKTVEDVIKVAQAIGTARASNQDTLQELFSAKFSEALKTVGKQLDFVDLYTKRNEFRDQIIAVIGTDLNGYSLEDAAIDYLEQTPLTQLDPANILDAQGIRKITELTAIEHVRTNEFQRTEEKEITRQNVDAKEAVLELQRRQADAEIKQRRDIETNRAREEAEISRVQAEERLKAQKAHLITDEALGIQNQNKDREIAVAEKNRERVLAIETERIEKDRLLEVIARDRETQLSTINKDKEVEVEKRAIADIVRERIAVEKTVAEQEENIKKLRAVEEAERMRQTLIIQAEAEAQEKLVKDIKAAEAAEQAAQHLAREALTLAESRQRAAELDAAAKIRLAEATKAEAAAPGLAAVQVREAEADAIEKSGLAEAVADREKGLAQALVAKEKGLAEAAIAKEKGLAEATAVKERGLADAEALREKLKGEAEGLTDKAAAMAALDDATRQHEEYRLRLEAQKEIQLANIDVQRQIAEAQATVLSTGLQNADIDIVGGDTVFFDRLMSSIAFGKGVDKFVEHSDVAGKLTQPWLDGSASFTDDLRNVLGSVDSADIRNLTISALLMKMIKGGGPDAAKLGELLGSARQLGIADTPLSQLTALNGATK, encoded by the coding sequence ATGGACGCTGTGGCCCTCGGGGTCGGCGTGTTGATCGCCGTCGCCTTGATCGTCGTTCTCGGCCTCACCATCATGGTGAGCAGATTGTTCAAAAAGGTCGAACAGGGCAAAGCCCTGATCGTTTCGAAGGTCAAGAAAGTCGACGTGACTTTCACCGGAGCGACGGTCATTCCGGTGCTCCACCGCGCCGAGGTCATGGACATCTCGGTGAAGACAATCGAGATCGCGCGGACCGGCCGTGAGGGCCTGATCTGCCGCGACAACATCCGTGCCGACATCCGGATCACGTTCTTCGTGCGGGTCAACAAGACCGTCGAGGACGTCATCAAGGTCGCGCAGGCGATCGGCACCGCACGCGCGAGCAACCAGGACACGCTCCAGGAACTGTTCAGCGCGAAATTCTCCGAGGCGCTGAAGACCGTCGGTAAGCAACTCGATTTCGTCGACCTCTACACGAAGCGGAACGAATTCCGCGATCAGATCATCGCGGTCATCGGCACCGATCTCAACGGGTACAGCCTCGAAGACGCCGCGATCGACTACCTCGAGCAGACGCCGCTCACCCAGCTCGACCCGGCAAACATTCTCGACGCGCAGGGCATTCGCAAGATCACCGAATTGACGGCGATCGAGCACGTGCGTACCAACGAATTCCAGCGCACCGAAGAAAAAGAGATCACGCGCCAGAACGTCGACGCCAAGGAAGCGGTTCTCGAGCTGCAGCGCCGGCAGGCCGACGCCGAGATCAAGCAGCGGCGTGACATCGAGACCAACCGGGCCCGCGAAGAGGCCGAGATTTCGCGCGTCCAGGCCGAGGAACGGCTGAAGGCCCAGAAGGCGCACCTGATCACCGACGAAGCGCTCGGTATCCAGAACCAGAACAAGGACCGGGAGATCGCGGTCGCGGAGAAGAACCGCGAGCGGGTACTGGCGATCGAGACCGAGCGGATCGAGAAGGACCGCCTGCTCGAGGTCATCGCCCGGGACCGCGAGACCCAGCTCTCCACGATCAACAAGGACAAAGAGGTCGAGGTCGAGAAGCGCGCGATCGCCGACATCGTCCGGGAGCGCATCGCGGTCGAGAAGACCGTCGCCGAGCAGGAAGAGAACATCAAGAAGCTGCGCGCGGTCGAAGAGGCCGAGCGGATGCGCCAGACGCTGATCATCCAGGCCGAGGCCGAGGCGCAGGAGAAGCTGGTCAAGGACATCAAGGCCGCCGAGGCCGCCGAGCAGGCCGCGCAGCACCTGGCCCGCGAAGCGCTCACGCTGGCCGAGTCGCGCCAGCGGGCCGCCGAGCTCGACGCCGCCGCGAAGATCCGGCTCGCCGAGGCGACCAAGGCCGAGGCCGCCGCGCCGGGCCTGGCCGCGGTGCAGGTCCGCGAGGCCGAGGCCGACGCGATCGAGAAGAGCGGTCTCGCCGAGGCCGTCGCCGACCGCGAGAAGGGCCTGGCCCAGGCGCTCGTCGCCAAGGAGAAGGGTCTGGCCGAAGCCGCCATCGCGAAGGAGAAGGGCCTCGCCGAGGCGACGGCCGTCAAGGAGAGGGGCCTGGCCGACGCCGAGGCGCTGCGCGAGAAGCTGAAGGGCGAGGCCGAGGGCCTCACCGACAAGGCCGCCGCGATGGCCGCGCTCGACGACGCCACCCGCCAGCACGAGGAGTACCGCCTGCGGCTGGAAGCCCAGAAGGAGATCCAGCTGGCGAACATCGACGTCCAGCGGCAGATCGCCGAGGCGCAGGCCACCGTGCTCTCCACCGGTCTGCAGAACGCCGACATCGACATCGTCGGTGGCGACACGGTGTTCTTCGACCGGCTGATGAGCTCGATCGCGTTCGGCAAGGGCGTCGACAAGTTCGTCGAGCACTCCGACGTGGCCGGCAAGCTGACCCAGCCCTGGCTGGACGGCTCCGCGAGCTTCACCGACGACCTGCGCAACGTCCTCGGTTCGGTGGACTCCGCCGACATCCGCAACCTGACGATCTCCGCGCTGCTGATGAAGATGATCAAGGGTGGCGGCCCGGACGCCGCGAAGCTCGGTGAGCTCCTCGGCTCGGCCCGTCAGCTCGGCATCGCCGACACCCCGCTGTCCCAGCTCACCGCTCTGAACGGCGCGACGAAGTAG
- a CDS encoding DNA repair ATPase produces MTEVATDPAPATPGLDAGTYDVLRTRLKTQATELAEHVETLNTQRLEVFGGTELRLTGTAQIRTAHNCVPRDIASVGDRLLFGYNAYLGMKPETTVDDVFSVHRLVRDNDRLSFEQLEHDPLLTDEQFTKDLGEQYRYFRESSLLQLRRVDPLLLAVFRTSPNADDNRVLRWRLNLDGSAQYVDNKGERDHTFPAKQDFDWVETTRNDHVLGRHPHISIQGVVFVETIGGDLTIKVENNTESGEGIYTEPVKEPLQSLADADVGYARIGPLILLRIRPYKEDAWRYLIFNTLTRDVLRLDGIGQACQRLPEDQGIIVPGGYYLATGVHRVFDQDTTGLEFERVIRSTNGEDVLYVFHNRGDGRYLLLPYNVIRKEIANPIPCHGYAFYDDGTLVVLRATSAEPTRVHQLQVWQTPYVSDTYAAAQPVGTGPLERIGNADLVRGISDLLSVARMAEETTPTEAAFDALIGACRRAVDQYHWLTDSGLDAPLGQLRRTAEQVREEFEKVQSLTAQAAEALAAAVTEIGTLIRGARTESPATAEEWAAQLASLRRAQGRLVGLREVRYVDVAAVDALAAELTDELAAAGRRAVEFLRGDGAFDSYEQQAEQLTADAEAIASVAEAAPLAERLDQQSDGLAVVTEVLTSLDIEDATVRTELLARIGGVLGSINRARATLDARRRELLAVEGRAQFAAEFALLGQAVTGALAVADSPEACDEQLAKLMAQVEGLESRFGHFDEFLGSLAEKREDVYEAFSARKQALLDDRQRRANRLAGSADRILGSIQRRATTLATLEDVNTYFATDPMVGTLRGLIGELKTLGDPIRAEEFERRLATARQEAGRSLRDRTDLYDGDTIRLGRHRFAVNTQPAELTLVPHDGRPVFAITGTDYRAPVADPTFAATAEFWDQPLVSEDASLSRVEYLAGSLLLAGERDPSKVQAAAADRYEEGYERGVHDQDAALILRKLVELYDGAGLLRYSPRARAAAQLFWAYAVRDRKQWEVRARSLTRANEIFGAADGLAALTADLAAEMTEADQPLLAAEYLIAELAHEPFGFVTGPSAAALVAGFEKALGPNASTLEEDLKELGDDVTARHRLIDAWMAAYSPDASEDRDEAVAYLLIGDAVPRRDSTASLETTVEGLLSAHPRIAGRTLTVRLDDVLARVRRFADVRVPAFRAYQKQRAAVIAEERARLRLNELEAGVLSSFVRNRLIDQVYLPLIGDNLAKQLGTVGPDSRTDQMGLLLLLSPPGYGKTTLMEYVASRLGLVFVKVNGPALGHDVTSLDPAEAPNAAARREVEKISFALELGNNTLLYLDDIQHTSPELLQKFISLCDATRRIEGVWNGETKTYDLRGKRFAVCMAGNPYTESGQRFQVPDMLANRADVWNLGDVLSGREELFALSFLENTLTSNPVLAPLSTGAPADVELLVRLARGDATVRPDQLEKTYSSVELEQILAVLRHLLRVQRVVLRNNEAYIASAAQADASRTEPPYRLQGSYRNMNKMAQRVLPVMNDAELEAVIDDHYVGEAQTLAADAEANLLKLAELRGVLTPATAERWAAVKEGYLRERALGGADDPLGRAVGAVGLLADRVREVEQAITRLGPRA; encoded by the coding sequence GTGACCGAGGTAGCGACGGATCCAGCCCCGGCAACGCCGGGGCTGGACGCCGGAACCTACGACGTCCTCCGCACGCGGCTGAAGACCCAGGCCACCGAGCTGGCCGAGCACGTCGAGACGCTGAACACCCAGCGCCTCGAGGTCTTCGGCGGCACCGAGCTGCGTCTCACCGGCACCGCCCAGATCCGCACCGCTCACAACTGCGTTCCGCGGGACATCGCGTCGGTCGGCGACCGGCTGCTCTTCGGCTACAACGCCTACCTGGGCATGAAGCCGGAGACGACCGTCGACGACGTCTTCTCGGTGCACCGCCTGGTGCGTGACAACGACCGGCTGAGCTTCGAGCAGCTCGAGCACGACCCGCTCCTGACCGACGAGCAGTTCACCAAGGACCTCGGCGAGCAGTACCGGTACTTCCGGGAGAGTTCGCTGCTGCAGCTGCGGCGGGTCGACCCGCTGCTGCTCGCGGTGTTCCGCACGAGCCCCAACGCCGACGACAACCGCGTGCTGCGGTGGCGGCTCAACCTCGACGGGTCGGCGCAGTACGTCGACAACAAGGGCGAGCGCGACCACACGTTCCCGGCGAAGCAGGACTTCGACTGGGTCGAGACCACCCGCAACGATCACGTCCTCGGCCGGCACCCGCACATCTCGATCCAGGGTGTGGTGTTCGTCGAGACGATCGGCGGCGACCTCACGATCAAGGTCGAGAACAACACCGAGTCCGGCGAGGGCATCTACACCGAGCCGGTCAAGGAGCCGCTGCAGAGCCTGGCCGACGCCGACGTCGGCTACGCCCGGATCGGGCCGCTGATCCTGCTGCGCATCCGGCCCTACAAAGAGGACGCCTGGCGCTACCTGATCTTCAACACGCTCACCCGTGACGTCCTGCGGCTGGACGGCATCGGACAGGCCTGCCAGCGGCTGCCCGAGGACCAGGGCATCATCGTGCCCGGCGGGTACTACCTGGCCACCGGCGTCCACCGGGTCTTCGACCAGGACACGACCGGGCTGGAGTTCGAGCGCGTCATCCGCTCGACGAACGGCGAGGACGTCCTCTACGTCTTCCACAACCGCGGCGACGGCCGGTACCTGTTGCTGCCGTACAACGTGATCCGCAAGGAGATCGCCAACCCGATCCCCTGCCACGGGTACGCGTTCTACGACGACGGCACGCTCGTCGTGCTGCGCGCGACCAGCGCCGAGCCGACTCGCGTCCACCAGTTGCAGGTGTGGCAGACGCCGTACGTGTCGGACACGTACGCGGCGGCGCAGCCGGTGGGCACCGGACCACTGGAGCGGATCGGCAACGCCGACCTGGTCCGTGGGATCTCCGACCTGCTGTCGGTCGCCCGGATGGCCGAGGAGACGACGCCGACCGAGGCGGCGTTCGACGCGCTGATCGGGGCGTGCCGCCGGGCCGTCGACCAGTACCACTGGCTCACCGACAGCGGCCTGGACGCGCCGCTGGGTCAGTTGCGTCGCACCGCCGAGCAGGTCCGGGAAGAGTTCGAGAAGGTCCAGAGCCTCACCGCGCAGGCCGCGGAGGCGCTCGCCGCCGCGGTCACCGAGATCGGCACGCTGATCCGGGGTGCGCGCACGGAGTCGCCGGCCACCGCCGAGGAGTGGGCGGCCCAGCTCGCGTCGCTGCGCCGGGCCCAGGGCCGGCTGGTGGGGCTGCGTGAGGTCCGGTACGTCGACGTGGCCGCCGTCGACGCGCTCGCCGCGGAACTGACCGACGAGCTCGCGGCTGCCGGCCGCCGGGCGGTCGAGTTCCTCCGCGGCGACGGCGCTTTCGACAGCTACGAACAACAGGCCGAACAGCTCACGGCCGACGCCGAAGCGATCGCGTCGGTGGCCGAGGCCGCGCCGCTCGCCGAGCGGCTCGATCAGCAGTCCGACGGGCTGGCCGTCGTCACCGAGGTCCTCACCTCGCTCGACATCGAGGACGCGACCGTACGCACCGAGCTGCTGGCGCGGATCGGCGGTGTGCTCGGCAGCATCAACCGGGCCCGGGCCACGCTCGACGCCCGGCGGCGCGAGCTGCTCGCGGTCGAGGGGCGGGCCCAGTTCGCGGCCGAGTTCGCGCTGCTCGGGCAGGCCGTGACCGGCGCGCTAGCGGTCGCCGACTCCCCCGAGGCCTGCGACGAACAGCTCGCGAAGCTGATGGCGCAGGTCGAGGGCCTGGAGTCCCGGTTCGGGCACTTCGACGAGTTCCTCGGTTCGCTCGCGGAGAAGCGTGAGGACGTCTACGAGGCGTTCTCGGCGCGGAAGCAGGCGCTCCTCGACGACCGGCAGCGGCGGGCCAACCGGCTGGCCGGGAGCGCCGACCGGATCCTCGGCAGCATCCAGCGCCGGGCCACCACGCTGGCCACGCTCGAGGACGTCAACACGTACTTCGCGACCGACCCGATGGTCGGCACGCTGCGTGGACTGATCGGTGAGCTGAAGACGCTCGGCGACCCGATCCGCGCCGAGGAGTTCGAGCGGCGGCTGGCGACCGCGCGCCAGGAGGCCGGCCGGTCGCTGCGTGACCGCACCGACCTGTACGACGGCGACACGATCCGGCTGGGGCGCCACCGGTTCGCGGTGAACACCCAGCCGGCCGAGCTGACGCTGGTGCCGCACGACGGCAGGCCGGTGTTCGCGATCACCGGCACCGACTACCGCGCGCCGGTCGCCGACCCGACCTTCGCGGCGACCGCCGAGTTCTGGGACCAGCCGCTGGTCTCCGAGGACGCGTCGCTGAGCCGCGTGGAGTATCTCGCCGGGTCGCTGCTGCTCGCCGGCGAGCGTGACCCGTCGAAGGTGCAGGCGGCCGCGGCCGACCGGTACGAGGAGGGGTACGAGCGCGGGGTCCACGACCAGGACGCGGCGCTGATCCTGCGGAAATTGGTCGAGCTGTACGACGGCGCCGGGCTGCTGCGGTACTCGCCGCGGGCGCGGGCGGCGGCTCAGCTCTTCTGGGCATACGCGGTCCGGGACCGCAAGCAGTGGGAGGTCCGCGCCCGGTCGCTGACCCGCGCGAACGAGATCTTCGGCGCCGCCGACGGGCTGGCCGCGCTGACCGCGGACCTGGCCGCCGAGATGACCGAGGCCGACCAGCCGCTGCTCGCGGCCGAGTACCTGATCGCCGAGCTGGCGCACGAGCCGTTCGGGTTCGTCACCGGCCCGTCGGCCGCCGCGTTGGTCGCGGGGTTCGAGAAGGCGCTCGGGCCGAACGCGTCCACGCTGGAGGAGGACCTCAAGGAACTCGGCGACGACGTCACGGCCCGGCACCGGCTGATCGACGCGTGGATGGCGGCCTATTCGCCGGACGCGAGCGAAGACCGCGACGAGGCGGTCGCGTACCTGCTGATCGGCGACGCGGTGCCCCGCCGGGACTCGACGGCGTCCCTCGAAACGACGGTGGAAGGGCTGCTCTCGGCCCATCCCCGCATCGCCGGCCGGACGCTCACCGTGCGACTCGACGACGTGCTGGCCCGGGTCCGCCGATTCGCCGACGTCCGGGTGCCGGCGTTCCGCGCGTACCAGAAGCAGCGCGCCGCGGTGATCGCCGAGGAACGCGCCCGGCTCCGGCTCAACGAGCTCGAAGCCGGCGTGCTCAGCTCGTTCGTCCGCAACCGGCTCATCGACCAGGTCTACCTGCCGCTGATCGGCGACAACCTCGCCAAGCAGCTCGGCACCGTCGGCCCCGACTCGCGTACCGACCAGATGGGCCTGCTGCTCCTGCTGTCCCCGCCCGGCTACGGCAAGACGACGCTCATGGAGTACGTCGCGTCGCGGCTCGGCCTGGTGTTCGTGAAGGTCAACGGTCCGGCGCTGGGCCACGACGTCACCTCGCTCGACCCGGCCGAGGCACCGAACGCGGCCGCCCGGCGCGAGGTCGAGAAGATCTCGTTCGCGCTGGAACTCGGCAACAACACGCTGCTGTACCTGGACGACATCCAGCACACCTCGCCGGAGCTGCTGCAGAAGTTCATCTCGCTCTGCGACGCCACGCGGCGCATCGAGGGCGTCTGGAACGGCGAGACGAAGACGTACGACCTGCGCGGCAAGCGGTTCGCGGTGTGCATGGCCGGTAACCCGTACACCGAGTCCGGCCAGCGGTTCCAGGTGCCGGACATGTTGGCCAACCGGGCCGACGTGTGGAACCTCGGCGACGTGCTCTCCGGGCGCGAGGAACTGTTCGCGCTGAGCTTCCTGGAGAACACGCTCACGTCGAACCCGGTGCTCGCTCCGCTCTCGACCGGCGCGCCCGCCGACGTCGAGCTGCTCGTCCGGCTCGCGCGCGGAGACGCGACCGTGCGGCCCGACCAGCTGGAGAAGACCTACTCCTCGGTGGAGCTGGAGCAGATCCTGGCCGTGCTCCGGCATCTGCTGCGCGTGCAGCGGGTCGTGCTGCGCAACAACGAGGCGTACATCGCGTCGGCGGCCCAGGCGGACGCTTCGCGTACCGAGCCGCCGTACCGGCTGCAGGGTTCGTACCGGAACATGAACAAGATGGCGCAGCGGGTGCTGCCGGTGATGAACGACGCCGAGCTCGAAGCCGTCATCGACGACCACTACGTCGGTGAGGCGCAGACGCTCGCGGCGGACGCCGAGGCGAACCTGCTGAAGCTGGCGGAGCTGCGGGGGGTGCTGACTCCCGCGACGGCCGAGCGGTGGGCGGCCGTGAAGGAGGGGTACCTGCGCGAGCGCGCTCTGGGCGGCGCGGACGACCCGCTGGGCCGGGCGGTCGGCGCGGTGGGCCTACTTGCCGACCGGGTCAGGGAGGTCGAGCAGGCCATCACCCGACTTGGGCCGCGCGCGTAG
- a CDS encoding DedA family protein: MITDILDWLQSLPPPAVIVVAGLLVLGECTLGLGLIVPGESSLLVAATTVDGPGRFVALWAVVTLCAILGDAIGYTIGRRYGPRLRETRLIRRYGAVLWDRAAATLQKRGPWAVFFIRFLPAVRALGPAAAGSAGLTLSRFLPAAALGAASWSALHVGIGAALGSAARRIEDTFALGGYAVVGLLAVVLLTLAIRTLRARPKSGDGLLDLPDPVGK, from the coding sequence ATGATCACCGACATCCTGGACTGGCTTCAATCGCTGCCGCCGCCTGCGGTGATCGTCGTCGCGGGGCTGCTCGTGCTGGGCGAGTGCACGCTCGGTCTCGGCCTGATCGTGCCGGGGGAGTCGAGCCTGCTCGTCGCGGCCACCACGGTCGACGGGCCGGGCCGGTTCGTCGCGCTGTGGGCGGTGGTCACGCTGTGCGCGATCCTCGGCGACGCGATCGGCTACACGATCGGGCGGCGGTACGGGCCGCGGTTACGGGAGACCCGCCTGATCCGCCGCTACGGCGCCGTGCTCTGGGACCGGGCCGCGGCCACGCTGCAGAAGCGCGGCCCGTGGGCGGTGTTCTTCATCCGCTTCCTGCCCGCGGTGCGGGCGCTCGGCCCCGCCGCGGCGGGGAGCGCCGGGCTCACGCTCTCCCGCTTCCTGCCCGCCGCGGCCCTCGGCGCGGCGAGCTGGTCCGCGTTGCACGTCGGCATCGGTGCCGCGCTCGGCTCCGCCGCCCGCCGCATCGAGGACACGTTCGCCCTCGGCGGTTACGCCGTCGTCGGGCTGCTCGCCGTCGTCCTGCTGACGTTGGCCATCCGGACGCTACGCGCGCGGCCCAAGTCGGGTGATGGCCTGCTCGACCTCCCTGACCCGGTCGGCAAGTAG
- a CDS encoding alpha/beta hydrolase-fold protein, with amino-acid sequence MLPWDTEMAGQLHRETIDSTLLRGNPLGDPHERPLWVYTPPGYASTDARWPAVYVIQGYTGHLAMWNNRTAYRQPFPEAADALFASGEAPGCVVVYVDAWTAYGGSQFVDSPGTGRYHSYLCDEVVPWVDARYRTLARPESRAITGKSSGGFGAMITPMLRPDLFGALATHAGDSLYEYCYAAEFPKAVRFLRGYDGDIQRWWSDFRSRTSFTKEADAYLLLLLGCTACFSADEDGTPQLPFDPVTGELIPERWQRWLDWDPVRMVDTYADALRSQRAIWIDAGTRDEWYLDVGAQAFHRGLQRIGVPDDRIHFELFDATHGGIDYRYPQSLKWLAERLAR; translated from the coding sequence ATGCTTCCCTGGGACACCGAAATGGCTGGTCAGCTTCATCGGGAGACGATTGATTCGACGTTGCTCCGGGGTAATCCCCTGGGGGATCCGCATGAGCGTCCACTGTGGGTGTACACACCGCCCGGGTACGCGTCGACCGATGCGCGGTGGCCGGCCGTGTACGTGATCCAGGGCTACACCGGCCACCTGGCCATGTGGAACAACCGGACCGCGTACCGGCAGCCGTTCCCGGAGGCCGCCGACGCGCTGTTCGCCTCGGGCGAGGCACCCGGCTGCGTCGTGGTGTACGTCGACGCGTGGACCGCGTACGGGGGCTCGCAGTTCGTGGACTCCCCCGGCACCGGCCGCTACCACTCGTACCTCTGCGACGAGGTCGTGCCGTGGGTCGATGCCCGGTACCGGACGCTGGCGCGGCCGGAGTCGCGGGCCATCACCGGGAAGTCGTCCGGCGGGTTCGGGGCGATGATCACGCCGATGCTGCGTCCGGACCTGTTCGGGGCGCTGGCCACGCACGCGGGCGACTCGCTCTACGAGTACTGCTACGCGGCCGAGTTCCCGAAGGCCGTGCGGTTCCTCCGCGGTTACGACGGCGACATCCAGCGGTGGTGGTCCGACTTCCGGTCGCGGACCTCGTTCACCAAGGAAGCCGACGCGTACCTGCTGCTCCTGCTCGGCTGCACGGCCTGTTTCTCGGCCGACGAGGACGGCACCCCGCAGTTGCCGTTCGACCCGGTGACCGGGGAGCTGATCCCGGAGCGCTGGCAGCGGTGGCTGGACTGGGACCCGGTGCGGATGGTCGACACCTACGCGGACGCACTGCGCTCCCAGCGAGCGATCTGGATCGACGCCGGCACCCGCGACGAGTGGTACCTGGATGTGGGCGCGCAGGCGTTCCACCGGGGCTTGCAGCGAATCGGCGTGCCCGACGACCGCATTCACTTCGAACTGTTCGACGCCACCCACGGCGGCATCGACTACCGCTACCCCCAGTCGCTGAAATGGCTAGCCGAACGCCTGGCCCGCTAG
- a CDS encoding lipopolysaccharide biosynthesis protein codes for MTIAPPAPPAPTGWRSSTVLRQASALMSSTVLASALNMLFWVAAAHLYPTDEVGHGNATVSAIALVCGIAQLNLSSVFVRFLPQAGHRTRAFLASGYAGILVGSALFSAVYLLLGLGHGFGLGRWDWLGFVLGVTVYALFYVQDGVLTAFGRAGTVVAKQVATSSAKLVLLVALVTTGSELGIEAAWCIPAAVAAVVVTFVIFGRLVPGRTAGESRLPGPRQLGNFVAAEYVNNLVGNVVTLIPPVLVVHLAGSVANAYFAVPWLIVITLQTLVWNIMMSFIAQVGRDPDGLAQHLRRILGLVAAVAVAGTIGLVALGPTLLLVQGGAFADGGGALLRVAALSFPFTAVVIVYCALAILVNRLWPAVFVQAVTAVVFLGGTVVLLPRLGLPGVGLAYVGAQALTAVVLLPGLISRIRTLMHQ; via the coding sequence ATGACGATCGCGCCGCCGGCGCCGCCCGCGCCGACCGGCTGGCGATCGTCGACGGTCCTGCGGCAGGCGTCCGCGCTGATGTCGTCGACCGTGTTGGCGTCGGCGTTGAACATGCTCTTCTGGGTCGCGGCCGCCCACCTGTACCCGACCGACGAGGTCGGGCACGGCAACGCGACGGTCTCGGCGATCGCGCTCGTCTGCGGGATCGCGCAGCTCAACCTGTCGTCGGTGTTCGTGCGGTTCCTCCCGCAGGCCGGGCACCGCACCCGGGCGTTCCTGGCCTCCGGCTACGCCGGGATCCTCGTCGGCTCGGCGCTGTTCAGCGCGGTCTACCTGCTGCTCGGTCTGGGCCACGGCTTCGGCCTCGGACGCTGGGACTGGCTCGGGTTCGTACTCGGGGTCACCGTCTACGCGCTGTTCTACGTGCAGGACGGCGTGCTCACCGCGTTCGGCCGGGCCGGCACGGTCGTGGCCAAGCAGGTGGCCACCTCCAGCGCGAAGCTCGTGCTGCTGGTCGCTCTCGTCACCACCGGCTCCGAGCTGGGCATCGAGGCCGCGTGGTGCATCCCGGCCGCGGTGGCGGCCGTCGTGGTCACGTTCGTGATCTTCGGCCGCCTGGTGCCGGGCCGGACCGCGGGCGAGTCCCGGCTCCCCGGGCCCCGGCAGCTCGGCAACTTCGTGGCCGCCGAGTACGTCAACAACCTGGTCGGGAACGTCGTCACGCTGATCCCGCCGGTGCTCGTCGTGCACCTGGCCGGGTCGGTGGCCAACGCCTACTTCGCGGTGCCGTGGCTGATCGTCATCACGCTCCAGACGCTCGTCTGGAACATCATGATGTCGTTCATCGCGCAGGTCGGCCGGGACCCGGACGGCCTGGCCCAGCACCTGCGCCGGATCCTCGGCCTGGTGGCGGCGGTCGCCGTGGCCGGCACCATCGGCCTGGTGGCCCTCGGCCCGACGCTGCTGCTCGTGCAGGGCGGCGCGTTCGCCGACGGCGGTGGCGCCCTGCTCCGGGTGGCCGCGCTGAGCTTTCCGTTCACCGCGGTCGTGATCGTCTACTGCGCGCTGGCGATCCTGGTGAACCGGCTCTGGCCGGCGGTGTTCGTCCAGGCCGTGACCGCCGTCGTTTTCCTCGGTGGCACGGTCGTGTTGCTGCCACGGCTCGGGCTGCCCGGCGTCGGGCTCGCGTACGTGGGAGCGCAGGCGTTGACGGCCGTCGTATTGCTACCCGGGCTCATCTCCCGAATCCGGACTTTGATGCATCAATAG